aaagtccagcaactaaaattcAAAATTCCGTTAACTGTTGAGCGATCGAACTTTGAACTTCGATCGAGCGAACATGAAAAAGATTGTCCAACAAGCTCAACATGAAAATCCAAATTTCCTTTATCTAATTCTTGATCGATCAAGATCTTTCAAGGATTTTGTCAATCGATCAAACCCTCTAGTCGATCCCTTGAACTCTGCTGCTTTCTTTCAGTTCCAATACACTTGTTCTTCGGTCGCTTTTTCAGCTTCGGTACTTCTTTTCCTTGAATCTTTGGATCTTCAGATCTTCAATTCCATCCTCCAATCTTTTATTCTTTAACTTATATTCTTTTCGGGATTTAGTTTACtattttaagcacatattcaCTTTAGACTTTAAAATCATTCTACATGTAGAAAACATATCTAATCAGATCCATTTAATATACTTGAATTATATGGAAAGGCAACGCATAATTGAggctaaatatgcaatatttatgtCTTAAGACTTCCCCGTTGTACATTAATCAGAATTAAGAGAATGGGAGAACTGGAGTAGATCTAGGCCAATGGCATACCTGTATCAGGTGTCAAATTCCACCATCACTCCAAACCATCACCTGTGGGATGGCTAAGTATGGGAGGAGATTTGATCCGAACAATCTAACACCTtgaagttgacaaggtgggccatcagcagGAGACATTGAGTGGCTGGATTGATTTGGGTCAGGTCGTCGGTCTGGTTATCTTCAGTAGAGGAATCTTGACATTAATTTCTAAGCCTGATCTTTAGTGTAACATGAACATCTCCATAAATGATCAATTacaagaagaagatagagaagCTATCGTGCTTGGGTCTAGCTGGAGTCATTTCTTTCCAATGCAAGCTGCTAGTTATGGATCAATTAAGGAGATACCCATATCCAAAACTATGGTGTGAGTAAGAAGGATGCAAGATCAACAAGGAAACCTCGACAAGGGTTTCACTGCCTCAACAATTTATAAAAGGAGTAATAGAAGAAAAGCTCGAGGCCCTATGCCAAATACATCAATCTATTTTTTAAATTATCTTTCATTTATCTTTCTTAGCGTAGCTTAGCCTACTCTAGTTTTACATAGCTACTGCCTATTGGCTCTCGCTATAATACCTAAGGGGTATAAGTAAATTTCTACAACCTTATAGGACGGTGATCATTTAAGTTTCAATTTATCTAATCAAACCCGCCTCGATGCTTTGGTCTGATAGATGCATCAGGTATATATCTTTTCCTTTTTCGTTTATTCATTTGGTTGTCTCGCAACTTGTCAATTAATTATAATGAAATCAACAACATTTTACCTTATTTAATTTACATGTATTCTTTTTCCTTTGAGAAATATTGAACTGAGAGTGATGGTGAAAGAACAAGTCATTAAGTTCATAAACTCACATGTACTGTAACAAGGTAAAAAGAATCCATTCGAAAAGGCTAACCACTATCCTTTCACAAATCGCATgaatgaaagcacaaatattgaTGGTAGAGAGGACGCTGGATCTTTAATCCCAGTTTCCAATCTATTTAGCTCAACATAAAGGAACACGAGTAGTTTAGTCAAACTTTGAGTTGAGTAAACTCTGGCACACCCACACACGAAAACCTAATCTAAGCATGAGTTATCCAATTTGATTGAATTTATAGCAACACATCTGAAATAGAAGAACGAGCGAATAGGGTTACattctagaagaagaagaaggcgatGATGAAGACGAAGAAAAAAAGGCCTATGATTTTCTTATTATATTTTATGAATTCTTTTTCTTATTGTTTTTCTTTGGCCTTGCTTGGGATCACAAATTTTATTTTCCTAAatgtttgaattaaaaaaaaaatgagattaaatTTGGCAAATCCATGAAgttgtcaaattcatgaatttgcaTTAAATTTGGATATGATAAATTTCGAAGCACCGGATATCCAACTACAAATCCATGAATTAGACAACATTTATTGCAATGATAAAACATTTATTATAGAACTTGGAGCTCAAGAACATTTATAGCCATGAAAATAATTTATTTGCAACTCTCTCTACTAAAAAACAACTATTATACTAGTAAAGCATTTATCTTAAAGcattaactttttttaaaaaaaaattattatctcTCATTTTAAATAATGTCAATTCCTTTAAAGTTGGTTGGTTTTACCATTTACAAAATAAGTGGCGGTAAATAAACAATAATTACTTTGTATAACAtatttgaaaaagaagaaaatgggaGTAATTATGCATTGAGAGTCAAGATTATATCAAGGGGAATGCTTCTATAAAATTTGTGagtcctaccataatgtatgtgtctaatctatgccacccatcttttttatcttttttactTACTCATTTGGCCtctttgggagtgtggatttggaaccccctggatttgaaatcctcctattgtgtttggcacccaggATTGGGAattagaatcaactttaatccaaaagtagctatacaTGGTACATCTACaaatgcttgaatttaattactaaatcaactttaacatctctaattagtgacgtatgtaatgtttgacacgatgattgtaataagcccgctgaaatatatgctttgcccgaaaatgatgaaattccaagtcttggatgggccacaagcacaagatcatgtttgagtgactaaccaacaattatTAAACgttgatttaaatggacaatgtttggacaatgttgatcatcatattaaaataactatagtgatgtagttgataatctaattattttgggatatcattagtgggccatgtgcccaatagatcaATAATAGTCACGTGAGACACTTGTTACACATGCAACCATTGGAAGGATTctaaatgtaatccaagctctcacatTGAATTTGAAACTCCCTCTTCGATGAGATATTGAAAcctcctggatttgaaacccatttactttatgctaccaaacaaccTGGAGATTTGAAATCTAATCCCCCACTATTAAAAGCTAAAATTTGTGTAGGGCCATGTGCATacatcatccaacatgttcataaggtatgAAAGACATGGAAGacttaaaaacacaaatataaatagTATCCAAAACTTAATTGAAGATCAAAAGAAATGTTATCGTGGCCCACAAAAAAgattttaatagtaggcattcaatttccTTTATAGCTTGTGATGAGGTTCACATGCACCTTcgctttgaatttgcctattttttggctcatgccctacaatgagctaATAAAACAGCATCATCGGACATGTATCACAATGACCCACACCTTTTACATATCTTGTTCTCCTCATCTGCAGTGAAGCTGTCAACATCATAAGGGGGCTTACATGAATTTACCATACTAAGAAATAATTATTCATTTACCACAGCTTACCTTTTTTTTTCCGAAATCCATGGATTATGAAGGTATGACTGAAAATTTTAAGTGGCCGATTAACAATTAGCTGATCTAATATCTGACATAATACATCTTCAatctaaataattttattttatttttgttagcttgttagtacacccactcttagttcacacttcactgttagccacccccactagggaatcggttcacacttcactgttagccacccccactagggaatcgataccaaggtCAACACGAGGTATCTTCAATCTAAATAATTAAATGGTCTAAGATCTTTAATCAAGAACCTTTAATATACTAAACATATCCACAATTAGATTTCTTTGTGATCTTCAATTAAATGATTAGATAATCTTACATCAACTATCGTTGGCAGCACCTACtagaaggtgggcctcacattgatgtgCGTGTACTACCATTTCACTTCAACAGTCCAGTGGACCACCTGCATTTTAACTTATCCCAAAACTATCACGCTCTGTGTAGCCTTGGGATCTCCTTTCATTTATTTCCATCAAATATACGGAAGCGTACACTCGCACGCGTACCGCCACAGGAATATTATTTTCCCAATGCAAGCACATATAGCCATCCATCATCATAGGGACCCGAATCTTGTTCTCGGCAATTTCTCGTCTACGAATTACTACGGAATATCTCGGGagattctcatatatatatatatatatatcgacatTTTTAAAgccgaaaataaaatattaaaaatatttatttaaactaataACTaactttcaaattttaatttatggtCATAAAATAATCTCTCTTTTCCTTTAATTTTATGTTAAAAAGCAACGATTTCACCAGAAATAAAGAAAATtccaatattttgaaaatcatgtgataaATATTATTTGATCAATTTTCCGCGAGAATATCTCgatatttacaaaatatcaatgatatcatcgCCAACatgggatagagagagagggagatcatcATTCATGCACTAGCAATGACTATCATCACTACATACACCATCACCACCATCCATACATGCATCACCCATCCACATTCCAACCCCTACTCACCATACCACTCATATAAAACCTAAGAACCTACACaactacacttcttcaacatATAGTCATTGCCAAATCATCATAGCTAGTACTAATCATTACCCTTAACAACCAAGACCCACATCTTATTTTAGCACCACACTCTCACCACACACTCTATTCCCAAAGGGATACAAAGATAGGGTGCACATGTTCTAATGGTGCTTGTTAACCACATTGCATTGCTTCCTTATCTCACCGTTAGAGCCAGTGAGAGGATTGTTCTCAGATAGAATTGTAATAGCCCTTGAAAACTCCTTAAAGAAGTAGTCTTGGCTCTTAGCCATCTTCTTCACAAAGGGCTTAGTCCTCTTGTCAGTGGCTAGCTGATGGTCCACTATCAGTAGCCCTTTGTTGTCCAATATGTTTCTGTAGTAGTTGTTGTCCAATATCATTGGCGTGCCGCGGTCGTTGCGCACGTATTGCACCGCCTTTGGATCAGGGATCGAATCTGGACATTTGTGGAGCATGTGCTCGACATGGTCCGGGTTGAGGGCGGGGTCCACTTCCGGGTATAGACGGTGGACCAGCTTCACGCAGTGGGTCCGGCCGACGCTATGGGCACCTATTATACAGGAGTGGTTAGATTTAGGAACTCAGTGAGTTGACCCATTGAGTCAGAACCATAGCACCAGGCAATTCAAATGAGGGATGGTTGCACCATGGGTCCATCCACgatatatgtgtgcatgtgtCATGGTAAGGAGTTGATGGGGGATGCATGATTGGATGCACTTCTTTCCTTTGGTAGATGTGATGCATGTTTTGTTCATTGGATTGTAAGGACATGTATGATGATGCATTGAAAATATGTGATGATGCATGCATGGTTTATGTATGAACTATTCATATGGTGGTCTAGTCACATGCATGCTGTTAGAAGACAAAAGTGACAAAACATGGCTGTGGCAGGGTTAGGTGTTGATGATGTCGTATATTGATGTACGTATGTGTAGATATGATGGATGGGCCATTGACAAGATACGATGTACCTAGCAAGGCGACAACTCCAGAGGTGTCAATGCCCATAGCCCCAAATTTGTCAAGGACGGCTGAGATGCTCTCATTGTGGTCCGGAAGGTACTCTTCCAACAAATCTGCTCTGCTCCTCCTTCCATCCCTTCTCCCTGTCTTAAGAgggatgtatggcccaccaagctggAAATTGAGAGAGATTAAACCATTTcacacctttaaaaaaataataataataaataaaataaaataaaatctatagaataGAATGCGTGCAACGCATGTAATCTACACACATGAAATGTTGCTAAAAATAGAGAAAATACAGTTACGAGTTATCAAAATAACACCAGATGTGGGGAGCGGATTTGGTGTGGCCCTTAGCATGGGGCCTAACTTGATTTgtttgttctatatccacaccgtccattcggttttctatataattttagagaatgatcccaaaaaatgaatcagatccgagTTGGaatataccataggaaacagtggtaattgaccattaaaaacttcgtgtgggccacaaaagttttggatcaagatgatatttgttttttcccttcatctaggtctttgtgaccttatcaacaggttggatggaaaataaaatttacggTGAgctctagaaagtttttaatggtagggcattcaatcaacactgtttcctatagtttggtccacctgagatatggatctgcttcattttttggtccatgccctaaaatgatctggaaaaactgatggacggcgtggatgtagaatacatatatcaaggtgggctcacggTAAACGCGCACCATCTTTGGGTGGGTTCATGGCCGCACGGGGCCCGGACCCAATTCGCTATCCAAATGTCAGATGCGTCAAGAAACTTGCCGAATTGGGAAAAACAAAAGTTCACAACTTCAACCCAAAAAAAGGCTACATAACCAAAACTATTTTGAATGTACGGTACCCAAATCTCAAATAGATGAAGTAAATCTATCATCCATTAAAGGAAAAATGGAAAATATCTACCAAAATTCAAAGATATATATTACCAttcatgtgaaaaaaaaaaaacccaagttaACAAAACCATGGAAATCCATGCATGTGAGAACATTCTTTGTAAACAGagaaaagaaaatatcaaaccaatctctcccaaatcacgagagagagagagagagagagagagagagagaacttccaatggaaagaaagaaatgcaTAATCAAATCATAAAAGAAATACCATTgtgtacaaaataaaaaattaaagaaccccgagtgagaaaaaaaaaatcagatcagAGAGTAAACTagagagaaattcaagaaaaacccATAACACAAACATCTCAAAGAACAGAGAGTAAACTagagagaaattcaagaaaaacccATAACACAAACATCTCAAAGAACACAAAAACTAAAAAAGCAAAAGGAGGAAAAGGTAAGGAATGTAAGTGATTATACCGCAACAATGCCATCTCTTGCAGACAAAACCAAGATATCAGCACAAGAAACCACTTCAGGGCACTCCCTCTCCACAGCTTCTTTAATGGTGTCTAGATATCTGAAATTCCTCAAACCAAAGCTCCTGTCTGTCTCCTTCTCAGATAAGCTCCTCCTTGTCGAATCCAGTAGAAGCGATGCATCGCATGACTACCCAAAAAccatatcaaaaataaataaataaaaataataggtAAAGTAACAAGCGAGTGCACCTGAAACTGTAGTCCTGCAGGCCTCCAATATACATGCAGCTGACCATTCAtcatcagaaccgttcatccGGTGGGATCCACTAACTTTACAGTCAAGATCATCCCATAGATGCAATTCCACAACTGATCCACTAGAAGAACGGCTCTTATCACACAAGGAGGACCTCCAACACGATGGACTACAATTTCAAgaaaaggcttttttttttttttttttggtgatatgGGTTTATTTACCTGAACAGCACAGTCATGGAAAATGTTCCTGAGCCAAGAGAAAGCAGTATTCTTATGGCGTTTGTAGAGAAGCTTAACCTGCTCCTTTATAATCTCTTCTGCCTGAGGACATGAGTCCTTGTAATAGTTCATCACCAGCCctacttcttcttctccattcacAGCAAATGCTACTGCTGAGAAGGAGAGCAATGCAAAGAAAAACAAAcccaagcaacccatctctctctctctctctctctctctctctctctctactgtcTGAGTTCTTCCTTCCTCTACTTGGGTTCTTTAAATAAAGCCTGCAAGGAGTAATGCGGAAGATTAAAAATACTGAGACTGCTCAGTGCACTCCAGTGactctacttttct
This region of Magnolia sinica isolate HGM2019 chromosome 1, MsV1, whole genome shotgun sequence genomic DNA includes:
- the LOC131240197 gene encoding peroxidase 42, with the protein product MGCLGLFFFALLSFSAVAFAVNGEEEVGLVMNYYKDSCPQAEEIIKEQVKLLYKRHKNTAFSWLRNIFHDCAVQSCDASLLLDSTRRSLSEKETDRSFGLRNFRYLDTIKEAVERECPEVVSCADILVLSARDGIVALGGPYIPLKTGRRDGRRSRADLLEEYLPDHNESISAVLDKFGAMGIDTSGVVALLGAHSVGRTHCVKLVHRLYPEVDPALNPDHVEHMLHKCPDSIPDPKAVQYVRNDRGTPMILDNNYYRNILDNKGLLIVDHQLATDKRTKPFVKKMAKSQDYFFKEFSRAITILSENNPLTGSNGEIRKQCNVVNKHH